A single region of the Pararge aegeria chromosome 18, ilParAegt1.1, whole genome shotgun sequence genome encodes:
- the LOC120631694 gene encoding uncharacterized protein LOC120631694 isoform X2 produces MPEDTKKNQQKGKNEPKDQRKRRGRQHAAAVEKKVEKEPELPEAPEKPVFEPPPPEFYQNLKRETDEILKITEEANTKYKKKEIQSNWAKYEMPIESYEEIDEQENLGADYETLIQAPLTVGGHFQFKHEKSWDISTGPSPYDKYFDINMDNLSIALSTIPFYERNSIDTSFFNESDIQTMIHRASKYKHKYYKDKKFVTPEIEAEAKILNILKSDDNVDSIETIETDEKANDDKNNQMLNQFQDIKLEDCEEPDSNKASEENQKPERNAIIEPSLVDTVKSENESSQPVDHSNLTEDKVDKETGNLKISNTAKNIDGDNKIDNDFNEFLQNDDLNKKSKVVGKPRVEKKHLEEVMKPVDLIPKQMESPKAPNPMKNPVIESPEDLEKWLDDFLDS; encoded by the exons ATGCCAGAGGACACGAAGAAAAACCA ACAAAAGGGTAAAAATGAGCCTAAGGATCAGAGAAAACGTCGAGGCCGGCAGCACGCTGCTGCTGTCGAGAAAAAAGTTGAGAAGGAGCCTGAACTACCTGAag CCCCAGAAAAGCCAGTATTTGAACCGCCGCCACCAGAATTCTATCAAAACTTAAAGAGAGAAACTGATGAAATACTCAAAATTACTGAAGAAGCCAATACTAAATACAAGAAGAAGGAAATACAAAGCAATTGGGCCAAGTATGAAATGCCAATTGAGAGCTATGAAGAAATTGATGAGCAAGAGAACTTGGGAGCTGATTATGAG ACTCTCATTCAAGCACCTCTCACGGTTGGTGGtcattttcaatttaagcaTGAGAAATCTTGGGATATATCCACTGGCCCCTCGCCATATGACAAATATTTTGATATCAACATGGATAACTTATCCATAGCTCTCTCTACCATACCGTTTTATGAGCGAAACAGTATTGACACATCATTCTTTAATGAGAGTGATATCCAAACTATGATTCATAGAGCaagtaaatataaacataaatactacaAAGATAAAAAGTTTGTCACACCTGAAATAGAAGCTGAggctaaaatattaaacattttaaaatcggACGATAATGTTGATTCAATTGAAACAATAGAGACTGATGAGAAAGCCAATGATGATAAAAACAACCAAATGCTCAATCAATTTCAAGATATTAAACTAGAAGATTGTGAAGAGCCAGATAGTAATAAAGCAAGTGAGGAGAATCAAAAGCCTGAACGCAATGCTATTATTGAACCATCACTTGTGGATACCGTGAAATCAGAAAATGAAAGCTCGCAACCTGTAGATCATTCAAACTTAACTGAAGACAAAGTAGACAAGGAAACAGGAAATCTTAAAATTTCTAATACCGCTAAAAAtattgatggtgataataaaatagACAATGATTTCAATGAATTTTTACAAAATGATGATCTCAATAAGAAAAGCAAAGTTGTAGGTAAACCAAGGGTTGAAAAGAAACATTTAGAAGAAGTTATGAAGCCAGTTGATCTTATACCAAAGCAAATGGAATCTCCTAAAG CACCTAATCCTATGAAGAATCCAGTAATAGAATCTCCGGAAGACCTCGAAAAGTGGCTTGATGACTTCTTAGACAGCTGA
- the LOC120631694 gene encoding uncharacterized protein LOC120631694 isoform X1, with protein MPEDTKKNQQKGKNEPKDQRKRRGRQHAAAVEKKVEKEPELPEVTAPEKPVFEPPPPEFYQNLKRETDEILKITEEANTKYKKKEIQSNWAKYEMPIESYEEIDEQENLGADYETLIQAPLTVGGHFQFKHEKSWDISTGPSPYDKYFDINMDNLSIALSTIPFYERNSIDTSFFNESDIQTMIHRASKYKHKYYKDKKFVTPEIEAEAKILNILKSDDNVDSIETIETDEKANDDKNNQMLNQFQDIKLEDCEEPDSNKASEENQKPERNAIIEPSLVDTVKSENESSQPVDHSNLTEDKVDKETGNLKISNTAKNIDGDNKIDNDFNEFLQNDDLNKKSKVVGKPRVEKKHLEEVMKPVDLIPKQMESPKAPNPMKNPVIESPEDLEKWLDDFLDS; from the exons ATGCCAGAGGACACGAAGAAAAACCA ACAAAAGGGTAAAAATGAGCCTAAGGATCAGAGAAAACGTCGAGGCCGGCAGCACGCTGCTGCTGTCGAGAAAAAAGTTGAGAAGGAGCCTGAACTACCTGAag TTACAGCCCCAGAAAAGCCAGTATTTGAACCGCCGCCACCAGAATTCTATCAAAACTTAAAGAGAGAAACTGATGAAATACTCAAAATTACTGAAGAAGCCAATACTAAATACAAGAAGAAGGAAATACAAAGCAATTGGGCCAAGTATGAAATGCCAATTGAGAGCTATGAAGAAATTGATGAGCAAGAGAACTTGGGAGCTGATTATGAG ACTCTCATTCAAGCACCTCTCACGGTTGGTGGtcattttcaatttaagcaTGAGAAATCTTGGGATATATCCACTGGCCCCTCGCCATATGACAAATATTTTGATATCAACATGGATAACTTATCCATAGCTCTCTCTACCATACCGTTTTATGAGCGAAACAGTATTGACACATCATTCTTTAATGAGAGTGATATCCAAACTATGATTCATAGAGCaagtaaatataaacataaatactacaAAGATAAAAAGTTTGTCACACCTGAAATAGAAGCTGAggctaaaatattaaacattttaaaatcggACGATAATGTTGATTCAATTGAAACAATAGAGACTGATGAGAAAGCCAATGATGATAAAAACAACCAAATGCTCAATCAATTTCAAGATATTAAACTAGAAGATTGTGAAGAGCCAGATAGTAATAAAGCAAGTGAGGAGAATCAAAAGCCTGAACGCAATGCTATTATTGAACCATCACTTGTGGATACCGTGAAATCAGAAAATGAAAGCTCGCAACCTGTAGATCATTCAAACTTAACTGAAGACAAAGTAGACAAGGAAACAGGAAATCTTAAAATTTCTAATACCGCTAAAAAtattgatggtgataataaaatagACAATGATTTCAATGAATTTTTACAAAATGATGATCTCAATAAGAAAAGCAAAGTTGTAGGTAAACCAAGGGTTGAAAAGAAACATTTAGAAGAAGTTATGAAGCCAGTTGATCTTATACCAAAGCAAATGGAATCTCCTAAAG CACCTAATCCTATGAAGAATCCAGTAATAGAATCTCCGGAAGACCTCGAAAAGTGGCTTGATGACTTCTTAGACAGCTGA